The following are encoded in a window of Salmo trutta chromosome 27, fSalTru1.1, whole genome shotgun sequence genomic DNA:
- the LOC115165128 gene encoding trichohyalin isoform X3 — protein sequence MAESRVHTQFKLTSEDYVEADVGKEVTLPCHLSPDTSAVATTIRWFKETECIYLYQNGQVTERSGYEGRVSLITQELERGNVSLRLRGYRRSDTGDYICQVIHGEQKEEAAVGLWDREEWGFSSGSQYLQHETQEDKLKREASAGELELKMEKELKEILRKEMMKQLEEKDTQLDDMNQEVREKERLLEEKNQIMGQREKLLEEKVNQLEEKDKQLKERDIQLEALRKNLQDKNSQVENFRVLLQDKDLQLEDSNHRLGEKDRLLEERDRQLEERDRLLEERDKLLEGKVNELKERRQEVEERENLLEEREKQLKERDKQVEDVNNENAELGEIIHTINTFSLLYFPQFSGYCRLSILRLFYSIVDHPPLMGGETSDTDPTLPLRRTNSMELNPPHMGGESSSPDSPVSPSVSELRLVLLGRTGAGRSAAGNTILGREEFGAQASPSAVTQRSKRREGDVCGRRLVLVDTPDWFCPGLSLEEMRQDVGLCVRLSAPGPHAFLLVIPVEPSKGEERGVLERIEEVFGEGFWGHTVILFTHDDGLKEQSIEEFLQAGRQDLRQLVEKCGSRYHVLNIKDRAHGTQVSELLDQVEEMVARNRERFYSSQTYQEAEDQVREMEGKIQRERGERKEREERDLRERLEKELKDSLIKIEGVIQEHEGDIRTLSERTSELERQVKEERDEEKKRELERELKRESDRREEMERKLERFREKRENERREMEERHRQEIEEMMENYEGEARVEAERNLMKIVLPELQRNVMISQTKMQREFSRQMEEKNRQINKKDGEMERLRQNLKEVREAHSVLQKRLEREGRGQRALIGLLGWVRRNSSSWLLHNLI from the exons CTCAGTTTAAACTCACCTCAGAAGACTATGTGGAGGCTGATGTTGGTAAAGAGGTCACCCTCCCCTGTCACCTCTCACCTGACACCAGTGCTGTTGCCACGACGATCCGGTGGTTTAAAGAGACAGAGTGTATTTACCTGTATCAGAATGGCCAggtgacagagaggagtggctatGAGGGCAGAGTGAGTCTGATCACCCAGGAGCTGGAGAGAGGCAACGTGTCTCTGAGGCTGAGAGGCTACAGGAGGTCAGATACAGGAGACTACATATGTCAGGTCATCCATGGAGAACAGAAGGAGGAGGCTGCAGTGGGTTTATGGGATAGAGAAG AATGGG GATTCT CCTCAGGATCACAGTATTTACAACATGAGACCCAGGAGGACAAGCTGAAGAGGGAGGCATCAGCTGGTGAGCTTG AGTTGAAGATGGAAAAAGAATTAAAAGAGATATTAAGAAAGGAGATGATGAAACAACTAGAGGAGAAAGACACACAACTGGATGATATGaaccaggaagtgagagagaaagagagactcctGGAGGAGAAGAACCAGATAATGGGACAGAGGGAGAAACTATTAGAAGAGAAAGTAAACCAACTGGAAGAGAAAGACAAGCAACTAAAGGAGAGAGACATTCAACTAGAGGCACTGAGAAAGAACCTGCAGGACAAGAACAGCCAAGTAGAGAACTTCAGAGTCCTACTGCAGGACAAAGACCTTCAACTAGAGGACAGCAACCACAGACTGGGAGAGAAGGACAGACtactggaagagagagacagacagctggaagagagagacagactactggaagagagagacaaactaCTGGAGGGGAAAGTAAATGAACTAAAAGAGAGGAGGCAGgaagtagaagagagagagaaccttctagaggagagagagaagcagttaAAGGAAAGAGACAAACAGGTGGAGGATGTCAACAATGAAAATGCTGAACTGGGTGAGATTATTCACACCATTAATACATTTAGTCTTCTGTACTTTCCTCAATTCTCAGGTTATTGTCGACTCTCCATTCTCAGGTTATTCTATTCTATAGTGGACCATCCTCCACTTA TGGGAGGAGAGACCTCAGATACAGACCCCACACTTCCACTGAGGAGGACAAACAGCATGGAGTTAAATCCTCCACATA tgggaggagagagcagcagtcCAGACTCCCCAGTGTCTCCCAGTGTGTCTGAGCTGAGACTGGTGCTGCTGGGGAGGACTGGGGCTGGGAGGAGTGCAGCAGGAAACACCATCCTGGGCAGAGAGGAGTTTGGGGCCCAGGCCAGCCCCTCTGCAGTGACCCAGAGGagtaagaggagagagggggacgtGTGTGGGAGACGGCTGGTGCTGGTGGACACTCCAGACTGGTTCTGTCCTGGACTCTCTCTGGAGGAGATGAGACAGGATGTGGGGctctgtgtccgtctgtctgcccCGGGAccccatgccttcctcctggtcATACCAGTGGAGCCCTctaagggggaggagagaggggtgctgGAGAGAATAGAGGAGGTGTTTGGGGAGGGTTTTTGGGGACACACTGTAATTCTATTCACCCATGATGATGGCCTGAAAGAGCAGAGCATTGAGGAGTTTCTCCAAGCAGGACGTCAGGACCTCCGGCAGCTTGTAGAGAAATGTGGGAGCAGGTACCACGTCCTCAACATTAAGGACAGGGCCCATGGCACTCAGGTATCAGAGCTGCTGGATCAGGTAGAGGAGATGGTggcaagaaacagagagagattctACAGCAGTCAGACCTACCAGGAGGCGGAGGACCAggttagagagatggagggaaagatacagagagagagaggagagaggaaagagagggaggagagagacttgAGAGAGAGACTTGAGAAGGAGTTAAAGGACTCTCTGATAAAGATAGAGGGAGTGATCCAGGAACATGAGGGAGATATCAGAACACTCAGTGAAAGAACCAGTGAACTGGAGAGACAGGtgaaagaagagagggatgaggagaagaaaagagagctGGAGAGGGAGCTGAAGAGGGAGTCTgataggagggaggagatggagagaaagctggagagatttagagagaagagagagaatgagaggagggagatggaggagagacacagacaggagaTAGAGGAGATGATGGAGAACTATGAAGGAGAGGCCAGAGTTGAAGCAGAGAGAAACCTGATGAAGATAGTCCTACCTGAGTTACAGAGGAACGTGATGATCTCACAGACAAAGATGCAGAGAGAGTTCAGCAgacagatggaggagaagaaTAGACAGATTAACAAGAAggatggagaaatggagagactAAGACAGAATTTGAAAGAAGTCAGGGAAGCTCACTCAGTGTTGCAGAAGAGACTGGAacgagaggggagaggtcagagggCATTGATAGGGTTGTTGGGCTGGGTCAGGAGAAACTCATCAAGTTGGCTTCTTCACAATCTCATATGA